DNA from Dietzia lutea:
CCATGGCCAGGGGGAAGTTCCACGGTGTGATGGCCAGGACGGGACCGACGGGCTCCTTGGTGACCAGTATGCGTCCCGATCCTGAAGGGGCCGTCGCAGTGCGTCCACTGATTCGTACCGACTCTTCGGCGAACCAACGGAGAAACTCGGCCCCGTAGTTGACCTCACCGTACGCTTCGGAGAGGGTCTTGCCCATCTCGAGCGTGATGGTTCGTGCGAAATCATCGGCGCGAGTGCGGACGAGATCAAAAGCGGTACGCAAGATCTCGCTTCGAACTCTGGCGGGAGTGGCTGCCCAAGCTGCCTGCGCTGCGACCGCGAGCTCGAGCGCGTGTGCCCCGTCTTCTGGGGTTGCATCAGCGACATGGGTCAGTAACTCACCAGAGGCGGGATCAAGCACTGGAAAAGTAGCGCCCGTCGAAGAATCGGACAGTTTTCCCCCCAGCCACAGCTGTGTAGGGGTGCCCACGGGCAGGTCGTAGGTCATCGTGCTGCTCCTGTCAGAATCGAAGCGTCGGCGACGGCGCGGATGGCGCCGATAAGCACATCGAGACCCTCGATGAGCAGGTCATCGGAGACGACGAGCGGCGGAAGCAAGCGGACGACGTTTCCGTAGGTGCCGCAGGTGAGCACAATAACCCCCTGTTCCAGCGCTTTGGCCGCTACTGCTCGGGTTGCTTCGGGGTGCGGGTCCCGCGTGCCGGGCTGGATGAGCTCCACGGCGATCATGCCGCCACGACCTCGCACCTCGCCGATAACGTCGATGTCGGCTGCCGCTGCATTCAGTCGGCTCTTGGCGATCTGCTCGATCTCGCGTGCGCGTCCGCAAAGATCGAGCTTCTCCATACGAGCAATGGCCGCCAACGCGCCGGCGCACGCAACCGGATTTCCGCCGTACGTACCGCCGAGTCCGCCGCCGTGAACGGCATCGATCAATTCGGCACGTCCCGTCACTGCGGCGAGAGGCATTCCGCCGGCCATCCCCTTGGCGAGAGTGATAAGGTCTGGGACGACGTCTTCGGCGTCGCATGCGAACCAGTCACCTGTGCGCGCGAACCCAGTCTGGATTTCGTCTGCTACGAAGACGATCCCGTTGTCTCGCGACCACTGTGCGATCGCGGGGAGAAAACCTGGTGCAGGAACGATGAACCCACCTTCGCCCTGGATAGGCTCGATGATGATCGCGGCGACATTGTGCGCGCCCACCTGCTTGTCGATCTGGGCAATGGCACGTTCCGCGGCTTGGGTGCCGGTCACAGCGGTCCCGTCGTGGTTCATTCCTTCGCGGAAGGGGTACGACATCGGAACCCGGTGGACATCGGGTGCGAATGGACCGAAACCGTCCTTGTAGGGGAGGTTCTTCGCGGTCAACGCCATGGTGAGATTCGTTCGTCCATGATAGGCGTGGTCGAAGACGACGACAGCACTTCGCCCGGTCGCGTTACGTGCGATCTTGATGGCGTTCTCGACAGCCTCGGCACCACTGTTGAACAAGACGGTGCGCTTCTCATGGTCGCCGGGGGTGATGTCGGCGAGCTTCTCTGCTACGGCGACATAGCCTTCGTAGGGCGTCACCATGAAACAGGTGTGCGTGAAGTGCGCGACCTGTTCCTGGACTGCGGAAACGACGGCGGAGTCGGATCCGCCCACAGTCGTTACGGCGATACCTGAGCCGAGATCGATGAAGGAATTGCCGTCGACATCCACAACGACCCCGCCGTCTACATCTGCGGCGTAGACGGGCACAGACGAAGCGACACCTGCTCCGACCGCTCGCTTGCGACGTTCAGTCAGGGCGGCGGACCGCGGGCCGGGTAGCTCCGTAACCAGGCGCCGTTCCTGAGGAAGACGGTATGCGAAGTCCGCCATTTGATTCTCCTTGTGGTCGTCCGACCGCCGCGGCGCCAGGATTGCCGATGCGGAATTGCGGATGGGGGTGTGATGAGTATCGGCTCCCCTCGACCCGCGCAGTCGTGCCGATTTGTACAATTGGATGGCGACCTGAGCGCCGTAATGTCGAGTAGGCTATTGGCATGAGCATCGGCATCGGATGGTTGCTGTCGCAATCCCACTTACGCATGGAAGTTCGCGCTGGGAGGGTAGATGACGACAGGCGCATTAGTTTTGTACAACCGACCGAGCTTCTTGATCCAACCCCATGGTTGTCCGCGAACGCGCTCGTATTGACTACAGGGCTTGGCCTCACCGCGGCGGATTGCGCCGAGTACGTGCGACGGCTGGTCGACGCGGGTGCGTCCGCAGTCGGCTTCGGCACCGGGCTCTCGCACGACCGCATTCCGCCGGAGATGCTCGACGAGGCGAATCAATGGGGCCTTCCGGTCCTCGAGGTCCCGTACACGACTCCCTTTGCGGCGATCACCCGCTCGGTCAGCGAACGATTGACCGAACAACAGTACGAATTGGTTCGGCGGGCCGCATCGGCGCAGGTGCGAATCACCAGGGCGGCGCTGCGCGGAGGGATTCCGGCAATCGTGCGGGAATTGGCTGCTGCCGTGAGAGCCTCGGTAGCGTTCGTCGATGAACAAAGCGGGGAGATCGCGGCCTATCCGAAGTCCGCGACTGTGTTGGCAAGCATGACGCGCACGATTCCCAGGGCCGGGCCGGGCTCGATGACGGTGAGCGAGTCGGGGATTTCGACGACGGTCCAGCCCGTGATGCAAGCAGGTGCCACCCTCGGGTATGTAGTTGTGCAGGTTACTCATCCGCTCGAAGCGGTGGAAATAGTCCTCGTGGGACACGCGGTCTCCTTGATCACTCTTGACCTGGACAAACCGCAACGACTTCGACGCGAGAGAAATGCCCTCGGCGGCAGGGTTCTGAGCCTGTCACTCGACGGCCTCCTGCCCGCGAAAGAAGCGGTCGCACACCTGGGGGACGCATGTAGTGAAGGCGGACTAATCCGCATCCTGAATATCGAATGTGAGGCGCCGGCGGAGATCGCTCGCGAACTCGACGCTGCCTTCGAAACGCGTCGACGTCCATTCTATGCGTGCGATAGAAAAACTTCCCTTCTAGTGCTCCTTCGCGGAGACGACTCGAGCACCGGAGTTGAAGAAATGATTCGGCGGATCGGATCAGGACGAGCAGCCTCTGCAGGACTGAGCGCGCCCCATCATCTCGATCATGTAGAGCATGCTGCGACCCAGGCGACGATCGCGACCTCAAAAATCGCGGGCTCGCGTAGAGTGCGGGAGTTCGACCCTCGACACGGGACGGCGCTGCTGACCAGTCCGGAGGCCGTCGCCGTGCTGCGCTCAGTAGCGAGGTCGACTGTTTCGGTACTGGCGGCGTACGACCGTGACCATGACTCCCGCCTTGTCGAGTCGCTACATGCGTTCCTGGAGTCGAACGGTCAATGGGAAAGGGCGGCCTCCGCGCTCAACGTTCACCGGCATACCCTTCGTGCTCGCGTTGCAAAGGCGGGGGAACTGATGGGTGTGGACATGTCGGACGCCCGAGTTCGTGCAGAGCTTTTGCTCGGAATTCTCGCGGAGCTACCCGACTGAGGACCTGTAAGGGGCAACGGTAGTTGACCTGTTGGCCCACGCAGCGACTGTGGCACGAAGACCTTCCGGCAGCGCATGCCGGCGAAAGTCACGAACGACAGGCTCGACGCTATCGACGAAACTACTGGCACACCAGCGAATTCCACCTGAAACTGTTGCAGTGGCGACCGGGCAATCAGACGACCGCCTCTGGTGATCGAGGACTGCTGGCACCTGAGCCGCCGACTTGAACGAGATATGTTCGCCGCCGGTGAACGAGTGGTCCGGTACTACCGAAACTGATGGCGAACGCGCGTGATGCCGCCCGCACCTACGGCAGGTCCCGTCCTTTCGATGCGCTCGCAGTAGCCCGTGCGGTACTACGCGAACCGTACCTACCTATTGTCCGCCTCGACGGCGCAGACCGCGAGATCCGGTTGCTGGTCGACCACCGGGAGGACCTCGTCGCCGAACGCACGCGCATCCGGCGACCCCGGTCACGCCGCGTTGATTGCGGCGAAGGTCATCGGTGAAACCGCCGGTGTCGACCGGGTCCGTCCGTTCCAAGGACTCCTTCGCCTGGGACAACGAGAGTGCACCGCTGCCGGTGTGGTCGTCGAATTATGCTCGACATCGCCGCTCACGCATGGGAATCCGACAACTCAATGCCCAGATACACCGAATCGACTTCCTCAGGTCCGCTGCCACGAGGACGCACGCGCTCTCTTGGCTCGCCGGAAGGCGAGCGGAGACGGCGGGATTAAAGCACTCCTCGTTCTCAAACGCCGACTGCCTGACGTCGTCTTCCCTGCGATGGCCACGGATCAAACATCAGGTATGGACCTCGCTGCTTGACAGAGGGGCAAGAAGCAGTCCCGCCCGACTACCACGAGAACCGATCAACGACCAGGACGCTAATATAGACATCGATCGGGAAGTAGGCCACTTTCGTCGCCGGAGAGGAAGATGACGGCCGTCATCAGGAGGAAGCGGGGTGCGGTTGATGGCGTGTGCGCAGTCCGGGCTTGTCTATCTTGCCGACCGGGTTACGGGGCAGGGCATCGACGAAATAAATGGCAACGGGCAGTTTCACCTTGGTCACCCGTTCCAGCAGATGCTCGAGTAGAACCCCTTCGGCGACAGGTCGGTCGGGATAGGTCACGACGTACGCCACAGGAACTTCGCCGTACACATCGTGGGGTGCGCCAACCACTGCAGCCTCGAGCACACGTTCATGGGAAGCCAGGGCGTTCTCGATCTCCTTGGGGTAGATGTTCTCACCGCCACGGATGATCACGTCCTTGATCCGGTCGACGAGAGTGAGGTAGCCATCCTCGTCGAGATGGCCGACGTCTCCGGTGTGGAGCCAGCCGTCGACCACAGTTTCCGCGGTCTCCTCCCGGCGCCCGAGATACCCTTGCATGACGTTCGGACCGCGGACCACAACTTCTCCGACTGAACCGGGCGGCAGCAAACTACCGCCCTCACTCACGACACCGACCTCCTGTCCGGCCAATGCCTTTCCGACAGAACCGAGCTTGTGTGGCCCGTCCAGCGGCGAAAGCGTGGAAACGCAGGTCCCCTCGGTGAGTCCGTAGCCCTCGAGGATGGTGAGACCGAATCGCTGTTCGGCGTGACGGAGAAGCTCCTTGGAAATCGGCGCAGCACCACTGATCGCGAACCGGAGCGACGAGGTGTCGACGGTGACGTCGTCGGCCTGGGAGACGAGCATCGCGTAGATCGCGGGCACCGCCGAGAAGTACGTCGGCCTTAGCCGGGCAACGTCCTCGAAGAACCGCGACGTCGAGAATCGACCGGTGATGCTGAGTTGACCACCGGCCAGAATGGGCGCGAGGAAACTGATGCAGAGCGCGTTGACGTGGAATAGAGGCAAAATCAGCAGACAGTGATCGTCCTCGGTCAATGACAGGTGTTCCGCCAAAGCTGAACCCATGTAATACAGATTGTCGTACGTGAGCATGACACCCTTGGGACGACCGGTCGAACCCGACGTATAGATCAGCAGCGCGACATCGCTACCCGCAGCGGTCTCCGGCTGCCACCCGAGAGGAACAACGGTTTGCATCTCGTCGACGGCGATCGCCGGCCGGCCCACCGGAGGCGCATCCTGTCCCTCGTTCACCACCAGCACGGCGCCGGAATCGGTGACCTGATACTCCGCCTCCAGACTGGTGAACTTCGGATTGATCGGGGTCGCCACCGCCCCGATCCGCCATGCGGCCATAAGAGCGACGAGCAACTCGACCCGGTTGGGCAGCATCAGCGCGACGACATCACCTGCGCGGACCCCACGTCCGGCCAGCTGCGCAGCGAATGCATCCACGTGGTCGGAGAACTCGCGATATGTCAGATCGAGATTGTCATCGCGAACACATGGTGCGTCACCGCGCTCCATAGCCAAATCCCAGGCGAAAAAACTTGCCAACATCGTGTGTCCTCTTCGATAGCCTTATGAGCTGCTGCGGCAGTCCGCCCGCCGCGAATCCGGGTCAATCACGGGCGGTTGGATTGTGTTCCGGAGACGGAGGGCGCTTGCCCCCTCGGGTAATCCCTTTTTCGTCTCGATCCGGCGGAGTCAACCAAGCGCAATGGTGCAGGGAAGTGGTGTCATCGGAACTGCAAGACGCCGTCCTCGACGTCCTCGGTGAGAAGTCTGCGTGTTTCCTCATAGTTCTGGGGATTGACCCAGGGAGTCTGGTCACCCTGGCGGGGGAGCGTCGCGAAGCCTCGCTGCAGGTATCCGGAAGTGACGTCGTGGACGAAGTTCGATGCCTGCATCTCGGTGTCGGCGGGACGCAAAACCGGTGTGACGGACTGCGTCCCGGTGGCCTCGAGGTGGTCGAGCATCCGGCACCAGAACTCGTTGAGCAGTTCGATGCGCAAGGTCCAGGAAGAATTCAGGAACCCCCACGCGAAGACGAAATTCGGGACACCGGAGAGTCCGATTCCTTTATAGGTCCAGCGTTCACCGTACGACACGTCGGCGCCGTCGACCCGGAGCTTCGCGTCGCCGCCGAAAACCACGTTGAGCCCCGTGGCTTTCACAATGATGTCGGCGTCGATATGCTCTCCGTCGTCCATGAGTACGCCGGTTTCGGTCACCGATGCGATAGTGCCCGTAGCCACCGCGCCCCGGCCGTCACGGATCGCTTCGAAGAGGTCGGCGTTGGGGACCAGACACACCCGCTGATCCCACGGCTCGTACTTCGGAGTGAAGTGCTTCTCGCGAATTTCTCGTCCCACGACGGACTCGATCGCGTCGAAGAGGCTCTTCTTGTACGCCTCCGGGTTCTCACGAGCCAGCTTGTATGTCAGCTGCTGGTTCTCGAGGTTCCGCATCCTGATTGCGGTAAAGGCCTCCGTCTCACCGATCCGCTGGCGCAGCTCCTTCGCCTCGATGTCGACAGCGTCCGTCTCGATATGTACATAGCCGGGCGAGCGTTGAATCATCGTGGTCATCGCGGTGGTTTGTGCCATCGTGGGCAGCAGGGTGATTGCGGTCGCACCTGAGCCGATAATGGCAACTCGTTTACCTGCGTAGTCCAGATCCTCGGGCCAGAACTGAGCATGCACCAGCCGACCTTGAAAACGATCCTCGCCGGCGAGTTTCGGGTTGAAGGCACTTTCGTAGCTGTAGTACCCCGCGGCCATGTACAAGAAGCGGCACGAGAACAGACGCTCGCCGTTTGGAGTTCCGAACTGCAGTGTCCACCGCGCCTGGTCACTGTTCCACTCGGCAGACAGCAGTCGGTGCCCGGTTCGGAGGTGAGATTCGAGTCCGTGATCCTTCACAGTCTCGTGGAGGTACTCACGGATGGACGAGCCGGCGGCGATGGACTTTTCGGCGGTCCAGGGCTTGAATCCGTACCCGAGGGTGAACATATCACTGTCTGATCGGACCCCGGGGTAGCGAAACAGATCCCACGTTCCCCCGATGTTGTCGCGCATCTCGAGGAGAGCGAACGTGTCATGCGGCCGGGACTGCTTGAGCTGGACAGCCGCTGCGATCCCGGAGATGCCGGCCCCGACGATCGCGACGTCGATGTGTTCAATGGGGCTATAGGTGTTCATGTGTGCTCCTCCAGGCGCGGTGCCTCAACGTATGGCTTCTGCGTCTTGTCTAGGTCTGTGGGTTGCCGGGCGCACGACGTGACCTGCATCTGCATCCATCTGGCGCAATCCGACTGTGGCAACTCGTCACCGTGCAGCGGAGGCGGCCTGCGGGGTCGCCACCGGATGCCGGGTCAGGTCGGCCAGGCGACGGCAACATGCATCGCCGGCTCCGGCAGGATGTCGTCGAGCGCGGTGAGCATGTCTCGCACATCGCGGTCGAGTTCGAGAGCGGCCCACCGATCGTGCGCGATCACAGCTGCACCCACGTCGTCTTGAGGTTGGTGAATTTGTCGATTCCGTGCACGCTCTTGTCGGCACCGTTGCCGGAGAGCTTTCGACCGCCGAACGGCACGGATGCGTCGCCCTCCTCGAAGCAGTTCACCCAGACCAGGCCGGCGTCGAGACCGCGGGAAATCCGGTGAACACGCGTGATGTCCGAGGTCCACACCGCCGAACCAAGCCCGTAGTCCGAGTTGTTGGCGATCTGGAGGGCGTGGGCGTCGTCGTCGAACGGGATCACCGACAGCACCGGTCCGAAGATCTCATGCTGTGCCAGCCGGCTGTCCGGGTCGACCTCGTCGAAGACCGCGGGGGCCACGAAGTAACCGTCGCGATCAATCGGTTCGGTCGTGCCCGCCACCAGGTGCGCGCCGCTGTCGAGACCGCATCGAATCTCGGTCAGCACACTGTCGCGGTGATGCCGACTCGACAAGGGGCCGAACTCTACCGCCGGATCAAGAGGGTCACCGATGTTCAGATTTCCCAGCTTGGCGATGACACCGGCCACGACCTGGTCATGAATGCTGCGGTGCACAAGTAGCCGCGATCCCGCGGTGCACATCTGGCCGGAGTTGAACCAGATCGCCCACGCGGCGGTGGTGATGGCCTTCTCCAGGTCGGGGGCATCGGGGAAGATGATGTTGGCGGACTTCCCACCCAGTTCGAGCCACACGGTCTTGGCATTGGATTCCCCCGCGTTCTTGAGCAACTGCTTGCCCACGGCGGTGGAACCGGTGAACGTCAGGCAGTCCACCTCGTTGTGCAGGGCCAGGGCCTGACCCGCTACCGCTCCGCCGGTGACGACCTGGAACACACCGGCCGGCAGCCCGGCCAGCGCTCCCAGCTCCGCCAAGCGCAGCGCCGAGAGCGGCGTCTGACTCGCGGGCTTGAGGATCAACGAGTTACCGGCCACCAGCACTGCGGGAATCTTGAAGCAGGCCAGCGTCATCGGGAAGTTCCACGGTGTGATCGCGGCCACGACACCGACGGGTTCGCGGGTGACCAGCGCCACGGAATCCGGGCGTCCGCGCGGAGACTCGTCCATCAGCTTGTCGGCGTATTCGCCGTACCAGCGGATCAGGTTGATACTCGTGCGCATCTCGATCTGCCAGGAGTGGGAGATGGGCTTTCCCATCTCGAGTGAGATCAGTAGAGCCATCTCATCGCGGTGCCGGTCGAGCAGATCGGCCCAGCGGATCAGGATGTCGCCACGCTCGCGTGGTGAAAGCCGGGACCACACGCCGCTGCGGAAGACCTTGCGCGCCACCGACACCGCACGGTCGGCGTCGTCGACACCGGCGTCGGGGATCTCGACGAGGGGTTCACCGTCACGGGGCGAGATCACCGCCCGACGGGTTCCGTCGCGTGAATCAACGCCTTCACCGTCGACCCACATCTGGGTGGGGATCGTCAGTGTGGCCGCCAACTTCGCCCAGTGGTCGGGGTCAGAGCTGAAGGTGGATGAGGTGCTCATGATCGGTGCGTCCCTGTGGTGGATCCGGTGGTGGA
Protein-coding regions in this window:
- the gabT gene encoding 4-aminobutyrate--2-oxoglutarate transaminase, whose amino-acid sequence is MADFAYRLPQERRLVTELPGPRSAALTERRKRAVGAGVASSVPVYAADVDGGVVVDVDGNSFIDLGSGIAVTTVGGSDSAVVSAVQEQVAHFTHTCFMVTPYEGYVAVAEKLADITPGDHEKRTVLFNSGAEAVENAIKIARNATGRSAVVVFDHAYHGRTNLTMALTAKNLPYKDGFGPFAPDVHRVPMSYPFREGMNHDGTAVTGTQAAERAIAQIDKQVGAHNVAAIIIEPIQGEGGFIVPAPGFLPAIAQWSRDNGIVFVADEIQTGFARTGDWFACDAEDVVPDLITLAKGMAGGMPLAAVTGRAELIDAVHGGGLGGTYGGNPVACAGALAAIARMEKLDLCGRAREIEQIAKSRLNAAAADIDVIGEVRGRGGMIAVELIQPGTRDPHPEATRAVAAKALEQGVIVLTCGTYGNVVRLLPPLVVSDDLLIEGLDVLIGAIRAVADASILTGAAR
- a CDS encoding PucR family transcriptional regulator encodes the protein MSIGIGWLLSQSHLRMEVRAGRVDDDRRISFVQPTELLDPTPWLSANALVLTTGLGLTAADCAEYVRRLVDAGASAVGFGTGLSHDRIPPEMLDEANQWGLPVLEVPYTTPFAAITRSVSERLTEQQYELVRRAASAQVRITRAALRGGIPAIVRELAAAVRASVAFVDEQSGEIAAYPKSATVLASMTRTIPRAGPGSMTVSESGISTTVQPVMQAGATLGYVVVQVTHPLEAVEIVLVGHAVSLITLDLDKPQRLRRERNALGGRVLSLSLDGLLPAKEAVAHLGDACSEGGLIRILNIECEAPAEIARELDAAFETRRRPFYACDRKTSLLVLLRGDDSSTGVEEMIRRIGSGRAASAGLSAPHHLDHVEHAATQATIATSKIAGSRRVREFDPRHGTALLTSPEAVAVLRSVARSTVSVLAAYDRDHDSRLVESLHAFLESNGQWERAASALNVHRHTLRARVAKAGELMGVDMSDARVRAELLLGILAELPD
- a CDS encoding class I adenylate-forming enzyme family protein translates to MLASFFAWDLAMERGDAPCVRDDNLDLTYREFSDHVDAFAAQLAGRGVRAGDVVALMLPNRVELLVALMAAWRIGAVATPINPKFTSLEAEYQVTDSGAVLVVNEGQDAPPVGRPAIAVDEMQTVVPLGWQPETAAGSDVALLIYTSGSTGRPKGVMLTYDNLYYMGSALAEHLSLTEDDHCLLILPLFHVNALCISFLAPILAGGQLSITGRFSTSRFFEDVARLRPTYFSAVPAIYAMLVSQADDVTVDTSSLRFAISGAAPISKELLRHAEQRFGLTILEGYGLTEGTCVSTLSPLDGPHKLGSVGKALAGQEVGVVSEGGSLLPPGSVGEVVVRGPNVMQGYLGRREETAETVVDGWLHTGDVGHLDEDGYLTLVDRIKDVIIRGGENIYPKEIENALASHERVLEAAVVGAPHDVYGEVPVAYVVTYPDRPVAEGVLLEHLLERVTKVKLPVAIYFVDALPRNPVGKIDKPGLRTRHQPHPASS
- a CDS encoding flavin-containing monooxygenase, translated to MNTYSPIEHIDVAIVGAGISGIAAAVQLKQSRPHDTFALLEMRDNIGGTWDLFRYPGVRSDSDMFTLGYGFKPWTAEKSIAAGSSIREYLHETVKDHGLESHLRTGHRLLSAEWNSDQARWTLQFGTPNGERLFSCRFLYMAAGYYSYESAFNPKLAGEDRFQGRLVHAQFWPEDLDYAGKRVAIIGSGATAITLLPTMAQTTAMTTMIQRSPGYVHIETDAVDIEAKELRQRIGETEAFTAIRMRNLENQQLTYKLARENPEAYKKSLFDAIESVVGREIREKHFTPKYEPWDQRVCLVPNADLFEAIRDGRGAVATGTIASVTETGVLMDDGEHIDADIIVKATGLNVVFGGDAKLRVDGADVSYGERWTYKGIGLSGVPNFVFAWGFLNSSWTLRIELLNEFWCRMLDHLEATGTQSVTPVLRPADTEMQASNFVHDVTSGYLQRGFATLPRQGDQTPWVNPQNYEETRRLLTEDVEDGVLQFR
- a CDS encoding aldehyde dehydrogenase family protein — its product is MSTSSTFSSDPDHWAKLAATLTIPTQMWVDGEGVDSRDGTRRAVISPRDGEPLVEIPDAGVDDADRAVSVARKVFRSGVWSRLSPRERGDILIRWADLLDRHRDEMALLISLEMGKPISHSWQIEMRTSINLIRWYGEYADKLMDESPRGRPDSVALVTREPVGVVAAITPWNFPMTLACFKIPAVLVAGNSLILKPASQTPLSALRLAELGALAGLPAGVFQVVTGGAVAGQALALHNEVDCLTFTGSTAVGKQLLKNAGESNAKTVWLELGGKSANIIFPDAPDLEKAITTAAWAIWFNSGQMCTAGSRLLVHRSIHDQVVAGVIAKLGNLNIGDPLDPAVEFGPLSSRHHRDSVLTEIRCGLDSGAHLVAGTTEPIDRDGYFVAPAVFDEVDPDSRLAQHEIFGPVLSVIPFDDDAHALQIANNSDYGLGSAVWTSDITRVHRISRGLDAGLVWVNCFEEGDASVPFGGRKLSGNGADKSVHGIDKFTNLKTTWVQL